A part of Curtobacterium sp. MCLR17_036 genomic DNA contains:
- the murA gene encoding UDP-N-acetylglucosamine 1-carboxyvinyltransferase, with amino-acid sequence MNSLVQDAAAAGARVGLKSDEIVIRGGKPLVGRIEVRGAKNLATKAMVASLLGDTPSILKDVPDISDVKVVRGLLEVHGVRITDPARGELILDPSNVESAHFAEIDAHAGSSRIPILFCGPLLHKLGEAFIPDLGGCRIGDRPIDFHLDALRAMGAVVDKQLNGIHLTAPDGLKGAYIELPYPSVGATEQVLLSATLASGVTELRNAAIEPEIMDLIAILQKMGAIVSVEPNRVIFIEGVESLRGYTHRAINDRNEAASWASAALATDGDIFVEGAKQQELMTFLNVFRKVGGGFDIQEDGIRFYRERDVLQPVVIETDVHPGFMTDWQQPLVVALTQAEGQSIVHETVYENRFGFTDALNEMGADIVVHKEGLPGHDRRVARRPFEQAAVITGPTKLHAANVRVPDLRGGFSHLIAALTADGESHITNVGIISRGYEHFIPKLRKLGADFDFAG; translated from the coding sequence GTGAACTCTCTCGTACAGGACGCAGCGGCCGCAGGGGCGCGCGTCGGCCTCAAGTCGGACGAGATCGTCATCCGCGGGGGCAAGCCGCTCGTGGGGCGCATCGAGGTGCGCGGGGCGAAGAACCTCGCGACCAAGGCGATGGTGGCGTCGCTGCTCGGCGACACCCCGTCGATCCTCAAGGACGTGCCGGACATCTCCGACGTCAAGGTGGTCCGCGGGCTGCTCGAGGTGCACGGCGTGCGCATCACCGACCCCGCCCGCGGCGAGCTCATCCTCGACCCGTCGAACGTCGAGTCGGCCCACTTCGCCGAGATCGACGCACACGCCGGGTCGAGCCGCATCCCGATCCTGTTCTGCGGTCCGCTGCTGCACAAGCTCGGCGAGGCGTTCATCCCCGACCTCGGCGGCTGCCGCATCGGCGACCGTCCGATCGACTTCCACCTCGACGCCCTGCGCGCCATGGGCGCCGTCGTCGACAAGCAGCTCAACGGCATCCACCTGACGGCCCCGGACGGCCTCAAGGGCGCCTACATCGAGCTGCCGTACCCGAGCGTCGGGGCGACCGAGCAGGTCCTGCTCTCCGCGACCCTGGCCTCCGGTGTCACGGAGCTGCGGAACGCCGCGATCGAGCCCGAGATCATGGACCTCATCGCGATCCTGCAGAAGATGGGTGCGATCGTCTCGGTCGAGCCGAACCGCGTCATCTTCATCGAGGGCGTCGAGTCGCTCCGCGGCTACACGCACCGCGCGATCAACGACCGCAACGAGGCCGCCAGCTGGGCCTCCGCCGCGCTCGCCACCGACGGCGACATCTTCGTCGAGGGCGCGAAGCAGCAGGAGCTCATGACGTTCCTCAACGTCTTCCGCAAGGTCGGCGGCGGCTTCGACATCCAAGAGGACGGCATCCGCTTCTACCGCGAGCGCGACGTCCTGCAGCCCGTCGTCATCGAGACCGACGTGCACCCCGGCTTCATGACCGACTGGCAGCAGCCGCTCGTCGTGGCGCTCACGCAGGCCGAGGGCCAGAGCATCGTGCACGAGACCGTCTACGAGAACCGCTTTGGCTTCACCGACGCGCTCAACGAGATGGGTGCCGACATCGTCGTGCACAAGGAGGGCCTGCCCGGCCACGACCGTCGCGTCGCCCGTCGCCCCTTCGAGCAGGCCGCGGTCATCACCGGCCCGACGAAGCTGCACGCCGCGAACGTCCGTGTGCCGGACCTGCGCGGTGGCTTCAGCCACCTCATCGCGGCGCTCACCGCCGACGGCGAGTCCCACATCACCAACGTCGGCATCATCAGCCGCGGCTACGAGCACTTCATCCCGAAGCTGCGGAAGCTCGGCGCCGACTTCGACTTCGCCGGCTGA
- the leuD gene encoding 3-isopropylmalate dehydratase small subunit — MDKITTVTGIAAPLKRSNVDTDQIIPAVYLKRVTKTGFEDALFSGWRQDPTFVLNQAPYDNAKVLVAGPDFGTGSSREHAVWALRDFGFRVVVSPRFADIFKGNAGKQGLVTAIVTEPEVERLWAEIERNPGVSATVDLVEQRVSLGDVDVPFEIDAYTRWRLMEGLDDIGLTLRDETSITEFESRRSSWRPKTLPVK, encoded by the coding sequence ATGGACAAGATCACCACCGTCACCGGTATCGCCGCCCCGCTCAAGCGGTCGAACGTCGACACCGACCAGATCATCCCCGCGGTCTACCTCAAGCGCGTCACGAAGACCGGCTTCGAGGACGCCCTGTTCTCCGGCTGGCGGCAGGACCCCACGTTCGTGCTGAACCAGGCTCCGTACGACAACGCGAAGGTCCTGGTCGCCGGCCCGGACTTCGGCACCGGATCGAGTCGCGAGCACGCCGTCTGGGCGCTCCGCGACTTCGGGTTCCGGGTCGTCGTCTCGCCCCGGTTCGCCGACATCTTCAAGGGCAACGCGGGCAAGCAGGGACTGGTCACCGCGATCGTGACCGAACCGGAAGTCGAGCGGCTCTGGGCCGAGATCGAGCGGAACCCCGGGGTGTCGGCGACCGTGGACCTGGTGGAGCAGCGCGTGTCGCTCGGGGATGTGGACGTCCCCTTCGAGATCGACGCCTACACTCGTTGGCGGTTGATGGAAGGGCTCGACGACATCGGGCTCACCCTCCGTGACGAGACCTCGATCACGGAGTTCGAATCCCGCCGCTCCAGTTGGCGGCCGAAGACATTGCCGGTGAAGTAG
- the leuC gene encoding 3-isopropylmalate dehydratase large subunit, which translates to MGKTLAEKVWDDHVVVKGEDGKPDLLYIDLHLVHEVTSPQAFDGLRQAGRPVRRLDLTIATEDHNTPTLAIDRPIADPTSRTQIETLRRNCEEFGVRLHSLGDKEQGIVHVVGPQLGLTMPGITVVCGDSHTSTHGAFGAMAFGIGTSEVEHVLATQTLPLKPFKTMAITVEGTLRPGVTAKDIILAVIAKIGTGGGQGYVLEYRGSAIRALSMEGRMTICNMSIEAGARAGMVAPDQTTYDYVQGRDHAPTGQDWDDAVAYWDTLATDDDAVFDAEVFIDADELEPFVTWGTNPGQGVSLSESVPSPADFEDPNDQAAAKRALEYMDIAAGTPMKDIAVDAVFMGSCTNSRIEDLRAFASIIQGRTKADGVRVMVVPGSARVRLEAEAEGLDKVFTDFGAEWRFAGCSMCLGMNPDQLAPGERCASTSNRNFEGRQGKGGRTHLVSPLVAAATAVRGTLSSPWDLETDDEIAAATSATATEGTF; encoded by the coding sequence ATGGGAAAGACGCTCGCCGAGAAGGTCTGGGACGACCACGTCGTGGTCAAGGGCGAGGACGGGAAGCCGGATCTCCTCTACATCGACCTCCACCTCGTGCACGAGGTCACGAGTCCGCAGGCGTTCGACGGCCTGCGGCAGGCCGGCCGGCCCGTCCGTCGCCTCGACCTGACGATCGCGACCGAGGACCACAACACCCCGACGCTCGCCATCGACCGCCCGATCGCGGACCCGACGAGCCGGACGCAGATCGAGACCCTCCGCCGCAACTGCGAGGAGTTCGGCGTCCGTCTGCACTCGCTCGGCGACAAGGAGCAGGGCATCGTCCACGTGGTCGGCCCGCAGCTCGGCCTCACGATGCCCGGGATCACCGTGGTCTGCGGCGACTCGCACACGAGCACCCACGGGGCCTTCGGCGCCATGGCGTTCGGCATCGGCACCTCCGAGGTCGAGCACGTCCTGGCCACCCAGACCCTGCCGCTGAAGCCCTTCAAGACGATGGCGATCACGGTCGAGGGCACGCTGCGCCCGGGCGTGACCGCGAAGGACATCATCCTGGCGGTCATCGCGAAGATCGGCACCGGCGGCGGGCAGGGGTACGTGCTCGAGTACCGCGGCTCGGCGATCCGCGCGCTCTCGATGGAGGGCCGCATGACGATCTGCAACATGTCGATCGAGGCCGGCGCCCGCGCCGGCATGGTCGCCCCCGACCAGACCACCTACGACTACGTGCAGGGCCGCGACCACGCACCGACCGGCCAGGACTGGGACGACGCCGTCGCGTACTGGGACACCCTGGCGACCGACGACGACGCCGTGTTCGACGCCGAGGTCTTCATCGACGCCGACGAGCTCGAGCCCTTCGTCACCTGGGGCACGAACCCGGGCCAGGGCGTCTCGCTGTCCGAGAGCGTGCCGTCGCCCGCCGACTTCGAGGACCCGAACGACCAGGCCGCCGCGAAGCGTGCGCTGGAGTACATGGACATCGCGGCCGGCACCCCGATGAAGGACATCGCCGTCGACGCGGTCTTCATGGGGTCGTGCACGAACTCGCGCATCGAGGACCTGCGGGCCTTCGCGTCGATCATCCAGGGGCGCACCAAGGCCGACGGCGTCCGCGTGATGGTCGTGCCGGGCTCCGCGCGGGTCCGGCTCGAGGCCGAGGCCGAGGGGCTCGACAAGGTGTTCACCGACTTCGGTGCCGAGTGGCGCTTCGCCGGGTGCTCGATGTGCCTCGGCATGAACCCGGACCAGCTGGCACCGGGGGAGCGCTGCGCGAGCACCTCGAACCGCAACTTCGAGGGGCGCCAGGGCAAGGGGGGCCGCACCCACCTGGTGTCGCCGCTCGTCGCCGCCGCCACCGCGGTGCGCGGCACGCTGTCGAGCCCGTGGGACCTGGAGACCGACGACGAGATCGCGGCGGCGACGTCCGCCACCGCCACCGAGGGGACCTTCTGA
- a CDS encoding FUSC family protein — protein MTTPAHSTRTTNLEGAARAAIAGGAPLALLIALGLPQYAAFGVFAGFTAIFGATEPYRQRAVTTGVAGGMQALCMFAGVGVGLLGAPLWLQALGLVAVLVFAVCTLSTLRAIPAQPIFPTFAFLVSALVPAQPADLPLVTTIIVCSVAWAWLVAMSGAVLRRLLHPHAPHRFRPLADRKHRSFAVLGTPALWETVLLNLVGALAAGAVASTIPWLGHPYWAVIAVVSTLPAIRQRHTVLRAFQRFIGTIGGTVIAVGILLLEPSAWWVVVIAVVGQFFAEIFVARNYAVCLLFLTPLALAVSWLSLPEAPELLALDRVAQTTLGAVVSVALLVVGRAIERRRGRALGATSAIRTV, from the coding sequence ATGACCACACCTGCGCACTCGACCCGGACGACCAACCTCGAGGGCGCAGCACGCGCCGCGATCGCCGGCGGCGCCCCGCTCGCCCTGCTCATCGCCCTGGGTCTGCCGCAGTACGCGGCCTTCGGGGTGTTCGCCGGGTTCACCGCGATCTTCGGCGCGACCGAGCCCTACCGGCAGCGCGCCGTCACGACCGGGGTCGCCGGCGGCATGCAGGCGCTGTGCATGTTCGCAGGCGTCGGCGTCGGGCTCCTCGGCGCGCCGCTCTGGCTGCAGGCCCTCGGCCTCGTCGCGGTGCTCGTCTTCGCCGTGTGCACGCTCTCGACGCTCCGGGCCATCCCGGCACAGCCGATCTTCCCGACGTTCGCCTTCCTGGTGTCCGCCCTGGTGCCGGCGCAGCCCGCCGACCTCCCGCTCGTCACGACGATCATCGTCTGCTCCGTGGCGTGGGCGTGGCTCGTCGCGATGTCCGGCGCCGTGCTCCGTCGGCTCCTGCACCCGCACGCCCCGCACCGGTTCCGGCCGCTCGCCGACCGCAAGCACCGTTCCTTCGCGGTCCTCGGCACCCCGGCGCTCTGGGAGACCGTCCTGCTCAACCTCGTCGGCGCGCTCGCCGCCGGGGCGGTGGCGTCGACGATCCCGTGGCTCGGGCACCCGTACTGGGCCGTGATCGCGGTCGTGTCGACGCTGCCCGCGATCCGGCAGCGCCACACCGTGCTCCGGGCGTTCCAGCGCTTCATCGGGACGATCGGCGGCACCGTGATCGCCGTCGGCATCCTGCTGCTCGAACCGTCGGCCTGGTGGGTGGTCGTCATCGCGGTGGTCGGCCAGTTCTTCGCAGAGATCTTCGTCGCCCGCAACTACGCCGTGTGCCTGCTCTTCCTGACCCCGCTCGCCCTCGCCGTGTCGTGGCTGAGCCTGCCCGAGGCCCCCGAGCTCCTCGCGCTCGACCGCGTCGCACAGACCACCCTCGGCGCCGTGGTGAGCGTCGCGCTGCTCGTCGTCGGCCGGGCGATCGAGCGGCGCCGCGGCCGGGCCCTCGGCGCCACGAGCGCGATCCGTACGGTGTGA
- a CDS encoding histidine phosphatase family protein, which yields MTSERPGELVLVRHGETEWSKSGQHTGRTDIPLTDAGIQQAERAGRYLADRTFATALSSPLQRARDTARLIGVDPELDEDLYEWDYGAYEGLTTPQIKVLRHGPWDLWTDGVPAGDTPGETAAEVRVRVERVLDRVRPVLAEGDDAVVVAHGHVLRALGAAWIRLAPQDGAVLALSTASVSVLGYEHGRPVIDAWNIQPRD from the coding sequence ATGACCTCGGAACGCCCCGGCGAACTCGTCCTCGTCCGTCACGGTGAGACGGAGTGGTCGAAGAGCGGCCAGCACACCGGCCGCACCGACATCCCGCTCACCGACGCCGGCATCCAGCAAGCCGAACGCGCCGGCCGGTACCTCGCCGACCGCACGTTCGCGACGGCCCTGTCCAGCCCGCTGCAGCGCGCCCGCGACACCGCCCGCCTCATCGGCGTCGACCCCGAGCTCGACGAGGACCTGTACGAGTGGGACTACGGCGCCTACGAGGGCCTGACCACCCCGCAGATCAAGGTGCTCCGGCACGGCCCGTGGGACCTCTGGACCGACGGCGTCCCGGCCGGTGACACCCCGGGGGAGACCGCTGCCGAGGTCCGCGTCCGCGTCGAGCGCGTCCTCGACCGGGTCCGGCCGGTGCTCGCCGAGGGCGACGACGCCGTCGTCGTCGCGCACGGCCACGTGCTGCGCGCGCTCGGCGCCGCGTGGATCCGCCTCGCCCCGCAGGACGGCGCCGTGCTCGCACTGTCGACCGCGTCGGTGAGCGTCCTCGGCTACGAGCACGGCCGGCCCGTCATCGACGCCTGGAACATCCAGCCGCGCGACTGA
- the crcB gene encoding fluoride efflux transporter CrcB has translation MTALGLLLVAVGGGVGAALRFVLDGVVKARVTGFPLGTLVINVSGSLVLGVLTGLGQAGTIPLPAVAVLGTGMMGGYTTFSTASVETVQLLRSGRPRLAVLNGLGMLVVSVGAAALGLWLGRNT, from the coding sequence GTGACGGCCCTCGGACTCCTGCTCGTCGCGGTGGGCGGCGGCGTCGGCGCCGCCCTGCGCTTCGTGCTCGACGGCGTCGTCAAGGCGCGGGTGACCGGGTTCCCGCTCGGCACCCTCGTCATCAACGTCTCCGGATCGCTCGTGCTCGGCGTGCTCACCGGCCTCGGACAGGCCGGGACCATCCCGCTCCCGGCGGTCGCCGTGCTCGGGACGGGCATGATGGGCGGGTACACGACGTTCTCGACGGCGAGTGTCGAGACCGTCCAGCTCCTCCGATCCGGCAGACCCCGGCTCGCCGTCCTGAACGGCCTCGGCATGCTCGTCGTCTCGGTCGGCGCGGCTGCGCTCGGCCTCTGGCTCGGAAGGAACACATGA
- a CDS encoding CrcB family protein, with the protein MRDDRPLHRRWRLIALVALGGAIGTGARAALAEAFPAHDGTSWTILAINVVGAFCLGLLLERLAHLGPDTGRRRLVRLFVGTGVLGGFTTYSTLADDTAQLLVAGRWGAGSGYALLSVLLGLVAVAAGTWIASRAR; encoded by the coding sequence GTGCGCGACGACCGACCACTGCACCGGCGGTGGCGGCTGATCGCCCTCGTCGCGCTCGGCGGCGCGATCGGCACCGGTGCGCGGGCAGCGCTCGCCGAGGCGTTCCCGGCGCACGACGGCACCAGCTGGACGATCCTGGCGATCAACGTCGTCGGGGCCTTCTGCCTCGGACTCCTGCTCGAGCGACTCGCCCACCTCGGCCCCGACACCGGCCGGCGACGGCTGGTCCGCCTGTTCGTCGGCACCGGGGTGCTCGGCGGCTTCACCACGTACAGCACCCTCGCCGACGACACCGCGCAGCTGCTCGTCGCCGGTCGCTGGGGAGCCGGCAGCGGCTACGCCCTGCTCTCGGTGCTCCTCGGACTCGTCGCCGTCGCGGCCGGCACCTGGATCGCGAGCCGGGCGCGGTGA
- a CDS encoding GntR family transcriptional regulator: MMLYQSTFEDLRARIRSGEFAVGDRLPTEAELLEHYRISAITLRRALDMLRAEGYVARRPRVGTTVVSVDATAPTDPTAQIDVGVVLTNFDDTFGTRLLEGMLDEAGTGANVILKRTHGDHDAEDAAIRSLASRVQGLIVLPSSSEFIPPAVLELLPAGFPVVILDRRYEGIPVSDISTDNIAAGSAATEHLFALGHRAVALVTSDSRVTSNDDRRRGWVGAHARNDKALDDGLAFHDVESTLPGATDRPEDDVARLVAFVESHPEATGFVAGEYNIALLLRDALEALGKRVPEDASVVCFDHPAATFDRRMFRFTHVAQDQPGVGRRAVEQLLRQARGETASRKILVPAELVPGASTAAPPTRRGGRAAPSPSRR; encoded by the coding sequence ATGATGCTGTACCAGTCGACCTTCGAGGACCTCCGCGCACGGATCCGGAGCGGGGAGTTCGCCGTGGGCGACCGGCTCCCCACCGAGGCGGAACTCCTCGAGCACTACCGCATCAGCGCCATCACGCTGCGCCGCGCCCTCGACATGCTGCGCGCCGAGGGCTACGTCGCCCGGCGTCCCCGGGTCGGCACCACCGTCGTCAGCGTCGACGCGACCGCTCCGACCGACCCGACCGCGCAGATCGACGTCGGCGTGGTGCTGACGAACTTCGACGACACCTTCGGGACGCGTCTGCTCGAGGGGATGCTCGACGAGGCCGGTACCGGCGCGAACGTCATCCTGAAGCGCACGCACGGCGACCACGACGCCGAGGACGCCGCGATCCGCTCCCTGGCGTCCCGGGTGCAGGGCCTCATCGTGCTGCCGAGCAGCTCGGAGTTCATCCCGCCGGCGGTGCTGGAGCTGCTGCCGGCCGGGTTCCCGGTGGTGATCCTGGACCGGCGGTACGAGGGGATCCCGGTGTCGGACATCTCGACCGACAACATCGCGGCCGGGTCGGCCGCGACCGAGCACCTCTTCGCGCTCGGGCACCGCGCCGTCGCGCTCGTGACGTCGGACAGTCGGGTGACGTCGAACGACGACCGCCGCCGCGGCTGGGTCGGCGCGCACGCGCGCAACGACAAGGCGCTCGACGACGGGCTCGCCTTCCACGACGTCGAGTCGACCCTGCCGGGTGCGACGGACCGCCCCGAGGACGACGTCGCCCGGTTGGTCGCGTTCGTCGAGTCCCACCCGGAGGCCACCGGCTTCGTGGCCGGTGAGTACAACATCGCGCTGCTCCTGCGGGACGCCCTGGAGGCACTGGGCAAGCGGGTGCCGGAGGACGCGTCCGTCGTGTGCTTCGACCACCCCGCCGCCACCTTCGACCGGCGCATGTTCCGGTTCACGCACGTGGCGCAGGACCAGCCCGGCGTGGGACGCCGGGCTGTCGAGCAGCTGCTGCGGCAGGCACGGGGCGAGACGGCGTCCCGGAAGATCCTCGTGCCTGCCGAGCTGGTGCCGGGGGCGTCGACGGCTGCGCCGCCTACGCGTCGAGGCGGGCGCGCAGCTCCGTCGCCATCACGGCGCTGA